From one Plantibacter flavus genomic stretch:
- the serC gene encoding phosphoserine transaminase, giving the protein MPEITIPTSLLPADGRFGCGPSKIRPEQIAALSEAGLSLLGTSHRQAPVKQLVGRVRAGLAELFRAPEGYEIIVGNGGSTAFWDAAAFGLIEQRSQNLVFGEFGGKFAKAAGAPWLTAPDVREVPGGSRIDPEVVEGVDVYAWPHNETSTGVMAPVRRVSGDAGALTVIDATSAAGGVDFDASQADVYYFAPQKNFASDGGLWFALCSPAAIERIERIAASGRYIPEFLSLKNAVDNSRLEQTLNTPALSTLVLLEEQISWINGNGGLAWASARTAESSGALYEWAERTSYTTPFVTDPDHRSQVVVTIDFDDAIDAALVAKTLRANGIVDTEPYRKLGRNQLRVATFTAIDPADVRQLIASIEHVVGAL; this is encoded by the coding sequence ATGCCGGAGATCACGATTCCCACGTCCCTTCTGCCCGCCGATGGTCGATTCGGCTGCGGCCCCTCCAAGATCCGACCCGAGCAGATCGCAGCGCTCTCCGAGGCCGGCCTGTCCCTCCTCGGCACCTCCCACCGACAGGCTCCCGTCAAGCAGCTCGTCGGCCGTGTCCGCGCCGGCCTGGCCGAGCTGTTCCGCGCTCCCGAGGGCTACGAGATCATCGTCGGCAACGGCGGCTCGACCGCGTTCTGGGACGCCGCCGCCTTCGGCCTCATCGAGCAGCGCAGCCAGAACCTCGTCTTCGGTGAGTTCGGCGGCAAGTTCGCCAAGGCGGCCGGCGCCCCGTGGCTCACCGCCCCGGACGTCCGCGAGGTGCCGGGTGGATCCCGCATCGATCCCGAGGTGGTCGAGGGCGTCGACGTGTACGCCTGGCCGCACAACGAGACCTCGACCGGTGTCATGGCCCCGGTGCGACGCGTCTCCGGCGACGCCGGTGCACTCACGGTGATCGACGCGACGAGTGCCGCCGGTGGTGTGGACTTCGACGCGAGCCAGGCGGACGTCTACTACTTCGCACCGCAGAAGAACTTCGCATCCGACGGCGGCCTGTGGTTCGCCCTGTGCTCCCCCGCAGCGATCGAGCGCATCGAACGGATCGCCGCCAGCGGGCGTTACATCCCGGAGTTCCTGAGCCTGAAGAACGCGGTCGACAACTCCCGACTCGAGCAGACGCTCAACACGCCTGCCTTGTCGACGCTCGTGCTCCTCGAGGAACAGATCTCGTGGATCAACGGCAACGGCGGCCTCGCCTGGGCGTCGGCACGGACGGCCGAATCCTCAGGCGCCCTCTACGAGTGGGCCGAGCGCACCTCCTACACGACGCCGTTCGTGACGGACCCCGACCACCGCTCGCAGGTCGTCGTCACGATCGACTTCGACGACGCCATCGACGCGGCGCTGGTGGCGAAGACCCTGCGGGCGAACGGCATCGTCGACACCGAGCCCTACCGCAAGCTCGGTCGCAACCAGCTGCGCGTCGCGACCTTCACGGCGATCGACCCCGCAGACGTCCGTCAGCTCATCGCGAGCATCGAACACGTCGTCGGGGCGCTCTGA
- a CDS encoding HNH endonuclease has protein sequence MRTLVLNAGYEPLAIVSFKRALVLVMHHKATVVEIDSSHPVVATSGSFDRPSVILLTRYVRIPNARRVPVTRRGVLRRDGHRCAYCGKAATTIDHVQPRSRGGVDSWENLVACCLRCNNVKGDRTPMEMNWSLRVSPGTPHGSQWMVRGVERSEPDWEQYLAPAA, from the coding sequence ATGCGCACACTGGTGTTGAACGCGGGCTACGAGCCGCTCGCGATCGTCTCGTTCAAGCGGGCCCTCGTGCTCGTGATGCATCACAAGGCGACCGTCGTCGAGATCGACTCCTCGCATCCCGTGGTGGCGACGAGTGGCTCGTTCGATCGGCCGTCGGTCATCCTGCTCACCAGATACGTCCGGATCCCGAACGCCCGCCGGGTGCCCGTGACACGCCGCGGCGTGCTGCGCCGCGACGGACACCGTTGCGCTTACTGCGGGAAGGCGGCGACGACGATCGACCACGTGCAGCCGCGCTCGCGCGGGGGTGTGGACAGTTGGGAGAACCTCGTGGCCTGCTGCCTGCGCTGCAACAACGTGAAGGGCGACCGCACGCCGATGGAGATGAACTGGAGCCTGCGGGTCTCGCCGGGGACGCCGCACGGCTCGCAGTGGATGGTGCGGGGCGTCGAGCGCTCGGAGCCCGACTGGGAGCAGTACCTGGCGCCCGCCGCCTGA
- a CDS encoding sensor histidine kinase has product MIGEEAELPGRRRGGRSSFAAQVLVLQLVVVIAVVAVCTGVFAWMSSERLVHEAQSTALAIAQSVASDPDVRTAVTLEARTPGTPTAADLRTGPLQELGTEVGTRTGALFVVITDERGIRLAHPDPDQLGLRVSTSAEAALAGTESVSWETGTLGPSARAKVPVFAAESSDTGGAVVSSGAGEVVGEISVGFAPQRVFADVVGETMLVAGAALLALTIGLIASMLIRRRLRRLTLGLGPEELAALVQNQAAVLGGVGEGVLGVSPDGVVTVCTEQAARLLDIGSVIGRRFDDLDLPERLVDLVADDAARPTSAQLVVGSRVLFVDVRPVSRDGVDLGRVVVVRDRTDVEALTRRLDAVATMTTALRAQRHEFANRLHAISGLLETGQDAEAREYLANVLDHGPLKYPVQHADRLTEPYLQAFLGAKGVEAAERGVLVTIGSETLVTGSLCDPEDVTTVLGNLLDNAVNAAVSGRVRPAWVEVEVLDHGTELHCSVMDSGDGVAATGQDDAPAAAPTIGLGDPDDIHGHGFGLPLSRDVARRRGGDVWLASPGVRGEHGAVFCARLPGTVEPAQSLAGEGS; this is encoded by the coding sequence ATGATCGGCGAGGAAGCGGAGCTGCCAGGTCGGCGACGGGGCGGGCGCTCCAGCTTCGCGGCGCAGGTGCTGGTGCTGCAGCTGGTCGTCGTCATCGCGGTCGTCGCCGTGTGCACGGGCGTGTTCGCCTGGATGAGCAGCGAGCGCCTCGTGCACGAAGCCCAGTCCACCGCGCTCGCGATCGCCCAGAGCGTCGCGAGCGATCCCGACGTCCGGACCGCCGTGACGCTCGAGGCACGTACCCCGGGGACGCCGACGGCGGCCGACCTCCGCACCGGTCCCCTGCAGGAGCTCGGCACGGAGGTCGGCACGCGGACCGGGGCGCTCTTCGTCGTCATCACCGACGAGCGCGGGATCCGTCTGGCGCACCCCGACCCCGACCAGCTCGGGCTCCGGGTGAGCACCAGTGCGGAGGCGGCCCTGGCCGGGACGGAGTCGGTCTCGTGGGAGACCGGCACCCTCGGCCCGTCCGCCCGCGCCAAGGTGCCCGTCTTCGCCGCCGAATCCTCCGACACCGGTGGGGCCGTGGTCTCGTCCGGCGCCGGCGAGGTCGTCGGCGAGATCAGCGTCGGGTTCGCCCCGCAGCGCGTGTTCGCCGACGTCGTGGGCGAGACCATGCTGGTCGCGGGCGCAGCGCTGCTCGCGCTGACGATCGGTTTGATCGCTTCGATGCTCATCCGGCGGCGGCTGCGGCGGCTGACCCTGGGCCTCGGACCGGAGGAACTCGCCGCGCTCGTGCAGAACCAGGCTGCGGTCCTCGGCGGGGTCGGCGAAGGCGTCCTCGGTGTCTCGCCGGACGGCGTCGTGACGGTGTGCACCGAGCAGGCGGCCAGGCTCCTCGACATCGGGTCGGTCATCGGGCGTCGGTTCGACGACCTCGATCTGCCCGAGCGACTGGTGGACCTCGTCGCGGACGACGCCGCGAGGCCGACCTCGGCCCAGCTCGTCGTCGGGTCCCGCGTCCTCTTCGTCGACGTCCGGCCCGTGTCCCGGGACGGCGTCGACCTCGGGCGAGTGGTCGTCGTCCGCGACCGCACCGACGTCGAGGCGCTCACCCGGCGGCTCGACGCGGTCGCGACGATGACGACCGCCCTCCGCGCGCAGCGGCACGAGTTCGCGAACCGGTTGCATGCGATCTCCGGCCTCCTCGAGACCGGGCAGGACGCCGAGGCCCGCGAGTATCTCGCCAACGTGCTCGACCACGGACCGCTGAAGTACCCGGTGCAGCACGCGGACCGCCTCACCGAGCCCTACCTCCAGGCCTTCCTCGGTGCGAAGGGGGTCGAAGCCGCGGAACGCGGGGTACTCGTCACCATCGGCTCCGAGACCCTCGTCACCGGCTCCCTGTGCGATCCTGAGGACGTGACCACCGTCCTCGGCAACCTGCTCGACAATGCGGTGAACGCGGCCGTCTCGGGCCGGGTCCGACCGGCCTGGGTGGAGGTCGAGGTCCTCGACCACGGCACCGAGCTGCACTGCTCCGTGATGGACTCGGGTGACGGCGTCGCGGCGACCGGCCAGGACGACGCGCCAGCCGCCGCCCCGACCATCGGCCTTGGCGACCCGGACGACATCCACGGCCACGGGTTCGGTCTGCCGCTCTCGCGCGACGTCGCGCGTCGTCGAGGAGGCGACGTCTGGTTGGCGTCCCCCGGCGTCCGCGGCGAACACGGAGCGGTCTTCTGCGCACGGCTCCCCGGGACGGTCGAGCCGGCGCAGTCCCTGGCGGGAGAGGGATCGTGA
- a CDS encoding CitMHS family transporter encodes MLVILGFAMILTFMVLIMTKRLTPMVALIIVPTVFGLFAGAGLGLGDMVIEAIGSLAPTAALLMFAIMYFGIMIDVGLFDPLVRFIVRALGNDPAKIVVGTALLAGAVSLDGDGSTTFIVTTAAMLPIYLRLGMNPVVLTCVAGLANGTLNIVPWGGPTVRAASALGVSPTEIFVPMLPSLAAGLVLVFAFAWFLGLGERKRLAGVDLLGDGASGVAAPGSGSGPADHPLTGGMSTTFSTSARGRLATLVRPDDTAMADTMLDPERDTLRPRLIWVNLVLTVAVMTLLVLDLVPLPYVFMVGTAIALLVNFPRLAQQSKEIVAHAPSIVGVVSMVLAAGVLIGVLNGTGMVSAMADWIVDIIPTELGPFLAVITGVLSIPMTFFMSNDAFYFGILPVLAESASTFGIEPVEMARASITGQPVHLQSPLVPAILLLVSLASVNLGDHHKKVLWRAAIVSLVMLVVGVLVGTIPFG; translated from the coding sequence ATGCTGGTCATTCTCGGATTCGCGATGATCCTCACCTTCATGGTGCTGATCATGACGAAGCGCCTCACCCCGATGGTGGCGCTCATCATCGTCCCCACGGTCTTCGGGCTGTTCGCCGGCGCCGGACTCGGGCTCGGCGACATGGTCATCGAGGCGATCGGCAGCCTCGCTCCGACCGCCGCCCTGTTGATGTTCGCGATCATGTACTTCGGGATCATGATCGACGTCGGGCTCTTCGACCCGCTCGTGCGGTTCATCGTCCGTGCGCTGGGCAACGACCCGGCGAAGATCGTCGTCGGTACGGCCCTCCTGGCGGGCGCGGTGTCACTCGACGGCGACGGGTCGACGACCTTCATCGTGACGACCGCCGCGATGCTGCCGATCTACCTGCGGCTCGGCATGAACCCGGTCGTCCTCACCTGCGTCGCCGGGCTCGCGAACGGCACGCTGAACATCGTCCCGTGGGGTGGGCCGACCGTCCGCGCCGCTTCGGCCCTGGGTGTCTCGCCGACCGAGATCTTCGTCCCGATGCTGCCGTCGCTCGCCGCCGGCCTCGTCCTCGTGTTCGCCTTCGCCTGGTTCCTCGGGCTGGGGGAGCGCAAGCGCCTCGCGGGCGTCGACCTCCTCGGCGACGGTGCCTCCGGCGTCGCCGCACCGGGTTCGGGTTCCGGGCCCGCCGACCACCCGCTCACCGGCGGCATGTCGACGACCTTCTCGACCAGTGCCCGTGGGCGCCTCGCGACCCTCGTCCGCCCCGACGACACGGCTATGGCCGACACGATGCTCGACCCCGAACGCGACACGCTGCGCCCGCGCCTCATCTGGGTCAACCTCGTGCTCACGGTCGCGGTCATGACGCTGCTCGTGCTCGACCTCGTGCCGTTGCCGTACGTGTTCATGGTCGGCACCGCCATCGCCCTCCTGGTGAACTTCCCGAGGCTCGCGCAGCAGTCCAAGGAGATCGTCGCCCACGCCCCGAGCATCGTCGGCGTAGTCTCGATGGTGCTCGCGGCCGGTGTGCTGATCGGCGTCCTCAACGGGACCGGCATGGTCTCCGCGATGGCCGACTGGATCGTCGACATCATCCCGACGGAGCTCGGTCCGTTCCTCGCGGTCATCACCGGGGTGCTCAGCATCCCGATGACGTTCTTCATGAGCAACGACGCGTTCTACTTCGGCATCCTTCCGGTGCTGGCCGAGAGCGCTTCGACCTTCGGCATTGAACCGGTCGAGATGGCGCGCGCGTCGATCACCGGTCAGCCGGTCCACCTGCAGAGCCCGCTCGTGCCGGCCATCCTCCTGCTCGTCTCGCTCGCCAGCGTGAACCTCGGCGACCACCACAAGAAGGTCCTGTGGCGCGCCGCGATCGTCTCGCTCGTGATGCTCGTCGTCGGCGTGCTCGTCGGCACCATCCCGTTCGGCTGA
- a CDS encoding LysM peptidoglycan-binding domain-containing protein: MGPKESTGRRRALAYARNLAIGVAGLFALSGCVSQPAPPPVTVVVTQQPDPSPSVAPVPTSTARDALPPEPAPIVPNAPAEPAEPLPEGPAFDLGPRDGALGPVVSDAEGNPLTYTVVAGDVFFDIAQRFDLPQQQLLRMNPSIPGLGLDIYIGDIVNLDWTTTR, translated from the coding sequence GTGGGGCCGAAGGAATCGACCGGGCGTCGACGTGCACTGGCGTACGCCCGGAACCTCGCGATCGGCGTGGCCGGTCTGTTCGCCCTGAGCGGCTGCGTCTCGCAGCCGGCCCCGCCTCCGGTGACGGTGGTCGTCACCCAGCAGCCCGACCCGTCGCCCTCGGTCGCCCCGGTGCCCACCTCGACCGCGCGCGACGCCCTGCCTCCTGAGCCGGCACCGATCGTGCCGAACGCGCCGGCGGAACCGGCGGAACCCCTTCCGGAGGGCCCCGCGTTCGACCTCGGGCCGCGGGACGGCGCGCTCGGCCCGGTCGTCTCGGACGCCGAGGGCAACCCGCTCACCTACACGGTGGTCGCTGGCGACGTGTTCTTCGACATCGCGCAGCGCTTCGACCTGCCGCAGCAGCAGCTGCTCCGCATGAACCCGTCGATCCCCGGCCTCGGACTCGACATCTACATCGGCGACATCGTCAACCTCGACTGGACGACCACGCGTTGA
- a CDS encoding metal-dependent transcriptional regulator, whose product MTDLIDTTEMYLRTILELEEENIIPLRARISERLGHSGPTVSQTVGRMERDGLVVVSGDRHLELTEPGRRKAVHVMRKHRLAERLLSDVIGLEWEFVHEEACRWEHVMSEQVERKLLDMLNHPTESPYGTPIPGLDEFGDSPAVAFSQGVINIVGLVEGRTEPVTATVRRLGEPAQVDPELLLQLKQAGVMPGRAGTFAAAGGYVLVTIDGVEGGLELPNELATHIFVETPAA is encoded by the coding sequence ATGACCGATTTGATTGACACCACAGAGATGTATCTCCGCACCATTCTGGAGCTCGAGGAGGAGAACATCATCCCGCTTCGTGCGCGGATCTCCGAGCGCCTCGGGCACTCCGGACCGACGGTCTCGCAGACGGTCGGTCGGATGGAGCGCGACGGACTCGTCGTCGTGTCGGGGGACCGGCACCTCGAGCTCACCGAACCGGGCCGTCGCAAGGCTGTCCACGTCATGCGGAAGCACCGCCTGGCGGAGCGCCTCCTGAGCGACGTCATCGGCCTGGAGTGGGAGTTCGTCCACGAGGAAGCCTGTCGCTGGGAACACGTCATGAGCGAGCAGGTCGAGCGCAAGCTCCTCGACATGCTCAACCACCCCACCGAGTCGCCGTACGGCACCCCGATCCCCGGACTCGACGAGTTCGGCGACAGCCCCGCCGTCGCCTTCTCGCAGGGCGTCATCAACATCGTGGGTCTCGTCGAAGGACGCACCGAGCCGGTCACGGCGACGGTCCGACGTCTCGGCGAACCGGCGCAGGTCGACCCCGAGCTGCTCCTGCAGCTCAAGCAGGCCGGCGTCATGCCGGGTCGCGCGGGAACCTTCGCGGCAGCGGGCGGCTACGTGCTCGTCACCATCGACGGTGTCGAGGGCGGCCTCGAGCTGCCCAACGAGCTCGCGACGCACATCTTCGTGGAGACCCCTGCCGCGTGA
- a CDS encoding LysR family transcriptional regulator, with translation MTHDLHRQLERDAITLRQLRSAVVVADARTLGAAANLLGVAQPSLAQQLRRLEAALGVELFSVLGEEYRPTREGQRFLLKVRTFIDVVADMDPASPARHIRVGRPPTTWDAVVSEAGRRIDVPAIAVTIEPVEQLHLVTTGRLDATIVRLPIELPDELAAEEIAALPLGVVMRAAHPLSAKDVIEWSDLADQELLRPEPGKDPAYSAWLAGALAARGWYPRSLTIDAGNDTLFLDALRFGERLVALRPVAAMREGDGLCWRPFADAPELRERFALVTRRE, from the coding sequence ATGACGCACGACCTCCACCGCCAACTCGAACGCGACGCCATCACTCTTCGTCAGCTGCGGTCGGCCGTGGTCGTCGCGGATGCTCGGACGCTCGGCGCCGCGGCGAACCTGCTCGGGGTCGCACAGCCGAGTCTCGCGCAGCAGCTGCGGCGGCTCGAGGCAGCGCTCGGGGTCGAGCTGTTCAGCGTCCTGGGGGAGGAGTACCGCCCGACGCGCGAGGGGCAGCGCTTCCTGCTCAAGGTCCGTACCTTCATCGACGTGGTCGCCGACATGGACCCAGCGTCACCGGCGCGGCACATCCGGGTCGGCCGTCCGCCGACGACGTGGGACGCGGTCGTCTCCGAGGCCGGTCGCCGCATCGACGTCCCGGCGATCGCGGTCACGATCGAGCCGGTCGAGCAGCTGCACCTCGTCACCACCGGTCGTCTCGACGCCACCATCGTGCGCCTGCCGATCGAGCTGCCGGACGAGCTCGCCGCCGAGGAGATCGCCGCACTCCCGCTCGGGGTCGTCATGCGAGCGGCGCACCCGCTGTCGGCGAAGGACGTCATCGAGTGGTCCGATCTCGCCGACCAGGAGCTGCTTCGTCCCGAGCCCGGCAAGGACCCGGCGTACTCGGCCTGGCTGGCCGGCGCGCTCGCGGCGCGCGGCTGGTACCCGCGCTCCCTGACGATCGACGCGGGGAACGACACGCTGTTCCTCGACGCCCTGCGCTTCGGTGAGCGACTCGTCGCCCTCCGTCCGGTGGCCGCGATGCGGGAGGGCGACGGCCTGTGCTGGCGGCCGTTCGCCGACGCGCCTGAGCTCCGCGAGCGGTTCGCTCTGGTCACACGACGCGAGTGA
- a CDS encoding ScbR family autoregulator-binding transcription factor produces the protein MPERRPQQQRGHERRQTVVEGAARMFDRVGYGQASLSDIAREAGTTQGSLYFYFPSKEELAIAVINEQSTRSIAALTAPTTAPSPFGGLVQASRLITEQLLTDPITRAGLRLSLEQGVIQAPTTAFHEQWIASVEERVRASIELGELQSPLEPAELARSFVAFFTGTQLISNLLAGRTDLLNAVDTMWRILIAAVIVADRQAEVLAVLDAAFDAQDA, from the coding sequence ATGCCCGAACGACGACCACAGCAGCAACGAGGTCATGAACGACGCCAGACCGTCGTCGAAGGTGCCGCCCGCATGTTCGACCGGGTCGGCTACGGACAGGCGAGCCTGTCGGACATCGCCCGCGAGGCGGGGACGACGCAGGGTTCGCTGTACTTCTACTTCCCCTCGAAAGAGGAATTGGCGATCGCCGTCATCAACGAGCAGAGCACGCGCTCGATCGCTGCGCTGACCGCGCCGACCACCGCGCCCTCGCCGTTCGGTGGGCTGGTTCAGGCCTCCCGCCTCATCACCGAGCAGTTGCTCACCGACCCCATCACCCGCGCCGGCCTGCGGCTGTCCCTCGAGCAGGGCGTCATCCAGGCTCCGACGACCGCGTTCCACGAGCAGTGGATCGCGAGCGTCGAGGAGCGGGTGCGGGCCTCGATCGAGCTCGGTGAGTTGCAGTCTCCGCTCGAGCCGGCGGAATTGGCGAGGTCCTTCGTCGCGTTCTTCACGGGGACCCAGCTCATCTCGAACCTGCTGGCCGGCCGGACCGATCTCCTCAACGCGGTCGACACCATGTGGCGGATCCTCATCGCGGCGGTCATCGTCGCGGACCGCCAGGCCGAGGTGCTCGCCGTCCTCGACGCCGCCTTCGACGCGCAGGACGCCTGA
- a CDS encoding response regulator, with product MTADLTVLVVDDDFHVARLHCRIVDEVDGFRALSPVGSAAEAARSIATEPPDLVLLDGYLPDRNGLELLVDLPIDTIVVSAASDGASVRRALRAGALGYLVKPFAPQVLQDRLAAYARFRNVLGEAVNADQETIERALRILHSGDAGATTRSRSATETAVLEAVSEADGERSAAEVAELVGVSRATAQRYLSALAARGLLTTQLRYGTTGRPEHRYAPPNISR from the coding sequence GTGACGGCCGATCTCACCGTGCTGGTCGTCGACGACGACTTCCACGTCGCCCGCCTGCACTGCCGGATCGTCGACGAGGTCGACGGCTTCCGCGCGCTCAGTCCTGTCGGGTCGGCCGCCGAGGCCGCGCGGAGCATCGCCACCGAGCCACCCGACCTCGTGCTCCTCGACGGCTATCTGCCGGATCGGAACGGGCTCGAGCTCCTCGTGGACCTCCCGATCGACACCATCGTCGTCTCCGCGGCGTCGGACGGTGCGTCCGTGCGCCGAGCGCTTCGCGCCGGGGCCCTCGGGTACCTGGTGAAGCCGTTCGCGCCGCAGGTGCTCCAGGACCGGCTCGCCGCCTACGCCCGGTTCCGGAACGTCCTCGGCGAGGCGGTGAACGCCGACCAGGAGACGATCGAGCGCGCTCTGCGCATCCTGCACTCCGGCGACGCCGGGGCGACGACCCGGTCGAGGTCCGCCACGGAGACGGCCGTCCTCGAAGCGGTGTCGGAGGCGGACGGCGAGCGCTCGGCCGCCGAGGTGGCCGAGCTGGTCGGCGTCTCACGCGCGACGGCGCAACGGTATCTCTCCGCGCTGGCCGCCCGAGGTCTCCTGACGACGCAGCTGCGGTACGGGACCACGGGGCGTCCAGAGCACCGGTACGCGCCGCCAAACATCAGCCGCTGA
- a CDS encoding CHAP domain-containing protein, whose translation MTAAGESGPDQAETTPNVPLTRKQLRLQEQAAKQAEATTPSQTEADDALVTEVAPDAPVDHPEIVLDDAVVEEVDAAVTTGEVRVDQRPLTKPAAPEPTAPQSFTVTSATDASLATVAPLRTGADRVARSKPPVKPSASTVAVRKPKPSGARPGSVRGVATMAFLVPALVATVALPAYAASSSAQTEYGTSASEQLKASGAQSVVASDKVADAPISRDLYSATTPDELAERQRQLDAAAAASNATYSITVGARQAGDDYPWFDQATDDEGGGLSPLRYYYRECVDFVAWRLNRDAGTPNGNWAFTWGNGLPPSSAYGWADSWQYNKGTNAIAGSVAWFNYNHVAYVQSVNADGTVTLEEYNWGSARHSYNTRTIAASAVALYLYPPGVG comes from the coding sequence TTGACTGCAGCTGGCGAGAGCGGCCCCGACCAGGCCGAGACGACCCCGAACGTCCCCCTCACCCGGAAGCAGCTCCGACTCCAGGAGCAGGCCGCGAAGCAGGCGGAGGCGACCACCCCGTCCCAGACGGAAGCAGACGACGCGCTCGTCACCGAGGTCGCTCCGGACGCACCCGTCGACCACCCCGAGATCGTCCTCGACGATGCCGTGGTCGAGGAGGTCGACGCCGCCGTCACGACCGGTGAGGTCCGTGTCGACCAGCGGCCGCTGACGAAGCCCGCCGCACCGGAGCCGACGGCCCCGCAGTCCTTCACCGTGACGTCCGCCACCGACGCCTCGCTCGCGACCGTCGCTCCGCTCCGCACCGGTGCGGATCGCGTCGCCCGCAGCAAGCCCCCGGTCAAGCCGTCCGCGTCGACGGTCGCCGTACGCAAGCCGAAGCCGTCCGGAGCCCGACCCGGCTCCGTCCGCGGCGTCGCCACCATGGCCTTCCTCGTGCCGGCACTGGTCGCCACCGTCGCCCTCCCTGCCTATGCGGCGAGCAGCAGTGCGCAGACCGAGTACGGGACGTCCGCCTCGGAGCAGCTGAAGGCCTCCGGTGCCCAGAGCGTCGTCGCTTCCGACAAGGTGGCCGACGCACCGATCTCCCGCGACCTCTACAGCGCGACGACGCCGGACGAGCTCGCCGAGCGCCAGCGGCAGCTCGACGCCGCTGCAGCTGCCAGCAACGCCACCTACTCGATCACCGTGGGCGCACGTCAGGCCGGTGACGACTACCCCTGGTTCGACCAGGCGACCGACGACGAGGGCGGCGGGCTCTCGCCGCTGCGGTACTACTACCGCGAGTGCGTGGACTTCGTCGCCTGGCGACTCAACCGCGACGCGGGTACGCCGAACGGGAACTGGGCCTTCACCTGGGGCAACGGCCTGCCGCCGAGCAGCGCCTACGGCTGGGCCGACTCGTGGCAGTACAACAAGGGGACCAACGCCATCGCCGGCTCCGTCGCCTGGTTCAACTACAACCACGTCGCTTATGTGCAGTCGGTCAACGCCGACGGGACGGTCACCCTGGAGGAGTACAACTGGGGATCCGCACGTCACAGCTACAACACGCGCACCATCGCGGCCAGCGCCGTGGCGCTCTACCTCTACCCGCCGGGCGTCGGCTGA
- a CDS encoding DUF3027 domain-containing protein, with amino-acid sequence MPDAGQETPAEDRDVTADADARPLSDEHRSDDGADGEPTPAPVPDETLIAAVELAREALQEITPASTVGEPAGHVVVDDHVVSLLFANTMAGYPGWFWTVTLSRTADDAAPNVLETELMPGDGALLAPQWVPWSERLADYRAAQEAAAAAAADDALDDADDTDEFDDDVALSGDPRDRDRDGIELEYDEDDVDAASDDSDDDDDESDDDDSDEDDEDDSDEEDDSDEDDDRFEDE; translated from the coding sequence ATGCCTGACGCGGGCCAGGAGACACCGGCCGAGGATCGCGACGTCACGGCCGACGCGGACGCCCGACCCCTGTCGGACGAGCACCGCTCGGACGACGGCGCCGACGGCGAGCCGACCCCGGCACCCGTGCCGGACGAGACGCTGATCGCGGCCGTCGAGCTCGCGCGTGAAGCGCTGCAGGAGATCACGCCCGCGAGCACGGTGGGTGAGCCGGCCGGGCACGTCGTGGTCGACGATCACGTCGTCTCGTTGCTGTTCGCGAACACGATGGCCGGCTACCCGGGATGGTTCTGGACGGTGACGCTCTCGCGGACCGCCGACGACGCCGCGCCCAACGTGCTCGAGACGGAGCTGATGCCCGGTGACGGCGCGTTGCTGGCTCCGCAGTGGGTGCCGTGGTCGGAGCGCCTCGCGGACTACCGCGCCGCGCAGGAGGCCGCGGCCGCTGCCGCGGCTGACGACGCGCTCGACGACGCTGATGACACCGACGAGTTCGACGACGACGTCGCGCTGTCCGGGGATCCCCGCGACCGGGACCGCGACGGCATCGAGCTCGAGTACGACGAGGACGACGTCGATGCGGCGTCGGACGACTCCGACGACGACGACGATGAATCGGACGACGACGACTCCGATGAGGACGACGAGGACGATTCCGACGAGGAAGACGACTCCGACGAGGACGACGACCGGTTCGAGGACGAGTAG